In Leptolyngbya sp. NIES-2104, the genomic window AATACCTGGTACAGAATGTATAACCCTCGTCCAGATTCACCCTCATTACAAGGAAGATGCGCTTCTACTTCTTCTCGACAGCAGCACTCCGGCGCTTCAAATCCGGGTCCTTGGTCGGAAATAATCCACCAATACTCATCAGCGACCATTGAGAATTGAATTAAAACTTTCTTGCCAGGATCGAGGCAATTTCCGTGTTTAGCGGCATTGACGAGAGCTTCTTGTAATCCCAATCGAACTTCTGCTTTCCAGCGACTGGGAACTTTCGACAAAAGAAGGTCAAGAATCGGAATCAGATACAGCGTTGATGGAAAGCTGACCGTATTCCAATTGCGTCCAGCCGGACGAGGAGACATCGCAATCACTCAGAAAACCCCGTTGCTTTCAAATGGATCAACATACAGATCATTTAGCAATTGCACCTGGGAACACTTGGTTACTTCTGATCAAGATCAGATTGGCAATGGTTGAAGAACCGTAGAGTTGTTATCCAGCTTTACTGTCAATCTCGGACTTAAAGAATTAAGCAACCTTGTTATAAGTGTAGAAATTCGTCAAAACTACGCAGAGGTATGTCCCTCGGTGTAGTCCTCTGTATCTATCCTATACCAAAAGTCGATCGCTGATCCACTTATTTTGCCGCTACAACCCGCTCAGCG contains:
- a CDS encoding anti-sigma regulatory factor, which translates into the protein MSPRPAGRNWNTVSFPSTLYLIPILDLLLSKVPSRWKAEVRLGLQEALVNAAKHGNCLDPGKKVLIQFSMVADEYWWIISDQGPGFEAPECCCREEVEAHLPCNEGESGRGLYILYQVFDQVEWNRDGTELRLCKQVRNPARLPLVV